The nucleotide sequence TGGAAAGCTCGTGAACAGGGCTGCATCAAATGGGGCAGGGAAAGAAATGACTAGACAGCTACCAGTGCGAAAGCTGCGCGGGACATGGGTTCAGACCGAACGGGCAGCTCATGAGGAATGGGCGCAGCTCATTATCCGTGCACCGAAAGCAGCCGCCGTCATGCACATCCTCACGGCTCGCATGGGCGAAAATAACGCCGTGGTCATCTCACAGCGTGAACTCCAGGACGCCACTGGCGTCTCACGTCCCACGGTGCAGCGTGCTCTGAACACCCTAAGAGACGAAAACTGGATTGAGATTTGGCAGGTGGGCGAAAGCGGGACCGTCAACGCCTACGTCGTCAATGACCGGGTGGCGTGGCATGGGTCGCGTGATGGCATACGGCGCAGCCTCATGTCCGCCACCCTCGTGCTGTCTGAGCGCGAACAGAAGGGCAAAGAGCACCTCATTGGGCAGAACACACCTTTGAAGCATGTTCCGACACAGCTTCCCGGTGAACAGCAGCTTCCCTCCGGTGACGGCCTGCCGCCTGTCTCTCAGCCAGCTCTGCCCGGTATGGACGCGGACTTGCCTGCAACCCGGCGGCTCTATGACCCGGTGACAGGTGAGATGCTGGAAGGACAATGAGCACCATCAAGGGCAAG is from Paracoccus liaowanqingii and encodes:
- a CDS encoding GntR family transcriptional regulator, encoding MTRQLPVRKLRGTWVQTERAAHEEWAQLIIRAPKAAAVMHILTARMGENNAVVISQRELQDATGVSRPTVQRALNTLRDENWIEIWQVGESGTVNAYVVNDRVAWHGSRDGIRRSLMSATLVLSEREQKGKEHLIGQNTPLKHVPTQLPGEQQLPSGDGLPPVSQPALPGMDADLPATRRLYDPVTGEMLEGQ